CAAGTGGAGGCTCGTTTTTTACTCCCTGATTTCCCTGATTTAAATCGTAAGGTGGGCATTGCTGTTTCCTTGATCGATTCCGTCTTTCGGTATTCCTTTCGGGAACAAGGTGAAATCACAGAGGAGATGGTAAACGAAGCAGCCAGGGCGGCCATTGCCTACCTACGTTTTTATTTCCCAGAATACTTACTTTACCGCCAATAGAAAGACCGAAGCGGGAATTCTGAATTTTCTAAAAAATAATCGACAGTAGTCGGTTTTTTGTCAATTTACTCCTTACGCCAAAAAACACACTAGTGCGGGATCTTATTTTCTACTTTTGAGAAGAAGGACTTGAGGTTTTGTACATTTGCGAAAAGGGAGAAGGTTTATGTTAGGAGCTAATGGTCGTTCCATCATCAGGAAATTAAAAAAGATTTTGTCTGAGTTTGTATCCTCTGTTTTGGGATCAACGGATCGTTTTGTGATGAGACACAGAATTTTGAATGGAACCCTCCTTGCTGGAATTGTCGCTATGGGAGTGGGCCTTTCTTCTGAATTTTTCCGCGAAGGTTTTGAGATGGGTGGGCTCATTGCTTTATGGATGGCATTTGGTTTTGCATGTGTCTTTTATTATTTAGCTAGGTTCCGCCATTTATTTCAGATCTTGATTTTACCTACCTTTATCATCAGTTCCTTAACTGCTTTTTTGCAGATCAAATACAGTGGTGGGATTGTCAGTGCGAATGTAATGTTACTTGCTCCGATCCTAGTATTAAACATGCTCATCCTCGGAAATAAATATGATTGGATCGCCATTGTATTTTTTGTATGCGCATTGTTTGTAGTTAATTACGTCCAAAACATCCATCCTGAATGGTTTTATGATTATTCTTCTGAAAAAGCAAGAAGTGAAGATTTTCTGATCACAGGTGTCTCTATATTATTTTTACTGGGACTGATGTTAAGAACTCTCAACAGGTCCTATGAAGATGCGATTGGTGAAGTGAGCCGATTGAAATACCAACAAGACGGAGATTATTATCTTACCTCTCTTCTCACACGTCCACTTTCTGGAATTCGTATTCGATCGAAATCCGTTTTGTTCCAAACTTACATCAAACAAAAAAAATCGTTCCAATTCAAAAATAGGGAATATGAATTGGGTGGGGATATTTGTGTCGCTGACCAAATTGTTCTTAGGGGACGTAGTTACTGTGTTTTTGCGAACGGAGATGCGATGGGAAAATCCATGCAAGGGGCAGGGGGTGTGCTTGTTTTTGGGACAGCATTCCGAGCACTCATTGAAAGGACCCATAGAGAAGGAATTCTTTCTGGATACTTCCCTGAACGTTGGTTACATACCGCTCTCAATGATTTCAACGATATATTTGAAGGATTTGATGGTTCTATGTCTATGTCATTGCTTCTTGGTTTGGTAGATGAGGAAAATGGTTTTTTATATTATATAAATGCAGAACACCCATTTCCCATTCGTTTTCGTGAAGGAAAGGCAAGTTTTTTATCGGAAAAAGCCACTAACTTTAAATTGGGAATGCAAAAGGATAAAGCTCTCATCGAAACTTGTTGGATTCGTCCAGGAGATACGATCATCATTGGATCTGATGGGCGTGATGATTTAAGTATAGGTTTTGATTCCAAATCCAATCGTGTGATTAATATGGATCACACTTCAATTTTAACTCAGGTGGAAGAAAGTGACGGAGATATTGAAAAACTAGGCCTTCGACTTCAAAATATTGGAGAACTGACGGATGATCTTTCCTTACTTAGCATTCGTTTCCAACCTCAAACTACAATCGATATAAAAACCAGAGAATCCGGTTTGGAAGAACCAATTCGCCTAATTCAAAGAAACAACTTCCCGGAAGCTCTAAATTTGTTGAAAAATTATGCAGATTCTTATGCATACGACCCTGCTGTGTGGAAATTATTGTACCGAGTATATCGAAAATTGGAAAAACCAATAGAAGCGGGCAAAGCGGCAGAAATATTTTCCAACAATCACCCTTCTGGTTTACAAATGATATTGGAAGGTGCAATCCAATATGCCAAAGCAAGTTTGATTGACGAAGCCATTGATATGGCAGAAAGGATTTATAGTCGTAAACCTGACGTAATTCCCGTGATCAAAATCCTCGTGAGACTTTATAAAAAGTCTAATCGACCTGAGAGGGCAAGCGAATATGAAGAAGAAATTCATCGTTTAGAAAATGATTCTCTAGACTCCTAAGGAGAAAATTAGATTGGAATTCGTATCTTTTGGGTTAGGTGAAATTTACCTTTATAGACCTTTAGTGGGAAGATTTATCTTCTATATTATGAAAAATCAGATTATTTTCTAATAATTCTCCTATCTTCTATTGATGAAAACAAAAATGAATTTACTTTTAAGAATCCAAACATTGTTATCGTTTCCAGAAGGAAGATTTGATACTATCTTCATAAGGTTACATGTATGGAAGAAAACGAAACAATAGAAATTCCACAGATTCAAGAAGAACCTGCACCGGAAGTAGTAGTTGTGGTTAAAAAAGCAGCTCCTAAGAAGAAAAAGGCCGCAAAAAAGAAAGCAGCAAAGAAAAAAGCGGCTCCTAAAAAGAAAAAGGCCGCGAAGAAGAAAGCTGCTAAAAAGAAAAAAGTGGCAAAGAAAAAAACTAAGAAAGTTCTCGCTAAAAAGAGACCTGCGAAAAAGAAAACTGCTAAAAAAAGAGCAGCGAAGAAAAAAGTCGCAAGAAAGAAAAAAAGACGTTAACTCCCTTTGGGGTAATAGATTCGAACTTGGCCCAAATGATTGGGCTTTTCCTTTGAACCTATTATCCCACTCTAAAAGGAATTAAATTCTTTAGTTCCTGATTTCTACCCTTTCCCATTCATATCGAATGTCATAAAGACAAATTCCAATTAATGAATTGTATTAGTATTCGTGATTCCTTTTCCTTTTAACCATTTTTGTTGGTTCCTTTTTCCTATCCATAAAAGTGCCGGTGACAGTTTTCCCATAAGCCAAGGGAAAACAGCAACCAACCTAGAGATAAGCCCATCCGAGTAAGGAACATAAATTTCCAATGTCCCTTTTTTGATTCCCTTTATGACTGCACGAGCCACTGCATCTGGAGATTGTACTGGATTCACCCAATTAAGTGCCGTGCCACCATTTAAAGCTTCATGTAGGAGCATGGGAGTATCCACGGCTGTCGGATAAATCCCTGATACTTTAATTTTCGTATGTTTTAGCTCTTCGAAAAGTGCGGTCAAAAATCCGCGCAGTCCAAATTTTCCCGCAGAGTAAAGAGAAGAATCTGCTAAAGCAATAATTCCTCCAATCGAAACAATGGATACGATAGCACCTTCATTTCGTTTTAACATCAGTGGAAGGATTCCATGTGTAATATGAATGGGACTGATTAAATTAATCCATATTTGTCTTTGAATGTCACCGATGGATTGGCTAATAAAAGGACCTTCTTTGGTATATCCAGCATTGTTGATTAAAACACTGATTTCTGGATAATCTTTCTGAATGGAGTGAATTAGATTTTGAATTTCCTCTGGGTTTGTTTGATCGCAGACAAAGAATCGAGGATTCCCATTTAGTTTTTCTTTTACCTGAGACATTTTTTCTAAACTGATATCGGAAAGCAGCAATTGGTATCCTTCGTTTTCCAAACGAATTGCAATGGCTTCCGCAATGGCACCGCCACCGCCGGTAATCAAGGCAATTTTTTTCTTATGTTTCTCTAGGTTCTTCTTCATTGGGAAATTCCTGATGTAGGTAACCGATTTTCTGTTCCAGAGGAAACAATGGGGGATTTTAGAAAGTTAAATTGTCCAGGTTTTAGTTCTAACCAACCCATTTTCTTTTGTATTTTAGATCTATAGTTTTTATAGGCTACTTGATTGACATACACGGAATGGCGTCCCGTATTTAAGTATTGAATTTTACCATTTAATAAGGGCCTATCAGTTTTGATTAGGTTGGCAAAACGAAGATACGTAGGATGATTCTTCCGTTTTGCTTCAATGTAGGATGCAATTAAATTTGCCATTTCATCAAACATCTTGTAGGCTCCACCATCGGTTTCCATATAACCTAGAGCGTATAAATTTTCGAAATTTCGATTAAACAAAGTTAAGTAGAGGTCAGGTCTTCCATTTTTCCATTCGAAATATTTACTATCCATATACGGAATCGACCAGTTATATCCGGTTGCAAGAATGATAATGTCTATTTTTTCCTTGGATCCGTCTTTAAAAACAACTGAATCACCTTCAAGTTTTTCTATATCCGGTTTTGCAATCACATCGCCATGTCTTAAGTTATGGATTAACTGGTCGTTGATGATAGGGTGAGTTTCAAATATTTTATGGTCAGGCGCTGGTAATCCCAGTTTCGTTAGGTCACCAACAAGATATTTTAATAACCTACCGAATACAAACTGTGAGACCCAATTGGGAATCCAATGCGCACCATCTCCAAAAACATCTGCCGGTTGCCCCAAAATATGTTTTGGTATAAAATGATATCCCCGTCTAACGCTGATAAATGCTTGTTCGGCGTTGGCTCCTGCGTCACATGCTATATCACAACCTGAGTTACCTGCGCCTACAATAAGCACTCGTTTTCCATGAAAAAGAGTAGGAGATTTATAATTTACACTGTGTAATATTTTTCCTGTAAAATTTCTTTCACCCTCTAATTTTGGTTGGTTTGGTGACCATGTGATTCCGCTGGCACAAACAATTCCGCCAAACAAATACTTTTCGTTGGAACTTGTTTCAACAATCCAACATCCATCTTGTTCTTTGATTTCTTTTATCGAAGTGTTAAATTGAATCAATGGGTAGAGATTATAGGTTTTTGCAAAATCTCGGTGGTATTTTAAAATTTGTAGGTTGGATGGATAGTCTGGATAATTTTCAGGCATCGGGAAATCAAAATAACTAGATAAATACTTTGAAGAAATAAAGTGAGCACTTTCATACATGGGAGAACCTGGATTATTGATATCCCAAATTCCTCCAACATCGTTATGTTTTTCAAAAACTTGAAAAGGAATCCCTTTTGCTAATAGGGACCTCGCCATTGTTAGGCCTGCGGGTCCGGCACCCACGATACAAATTGTATCCGATTTATCTATGGTCCCAGTAGAACCAGATTGTTTGTTTTTTACGAGATCCATATTCCCTCACATTCCTAATATGATCAATGATCATATTTATGAGATCATTGATCATAAATTAGAATCAGTCAAGGCCAAATTTAGTAGGTTGGGAAAAAAAGAAGTGCAAATTATGATAAGAAATTTCTCCTTTTCTTATGAGTCTTGAGTTCAAAATCCCTGTCCAAACGAGAAGTCGCGACCGAGTCGAACTCATTTTAAAAACTGCTAGGGAATTGATCGGTGAAAAAGGAATCGATGCTGTGAGTATGCGTGAGATTGCGCAAACAGCAGGAATTCAAATTGGCTCTTTATACCAATACTTCCCAGGAAAAAGTGTATTATTGTTAACAATCATGAATCAATATTACGATTTATTGTATGATGAAACAAAAAGAATTTTAGAGCCAGTGCGAACCACTGCTGAATTAGAAGTTGCCGCTGAAATTGCTTTCAAACAATTTATAACAATTTTTCAAAAAGACCCGGCCCTTGCCAATCTTTGGGCAGGTGCTAGGGCCATTCCGGAATTAGTATCCGAGGACAATCGTGATACATATAGAAATGCGGAATTAATTGTAAAAACTACCTTACGTTGCCTACCTATCTTAAAAGAATCAGAAGTCAGACCATTTGCTTTGTATTTCAGTCACACCATTGGTATGATCATCAGGTTTGTTCGGGAAATTGAAGTGGATCATGGTAAAGCAGTTATGAAGGAAACTCTAGAGATTCTAAAATTAAGGCTAAGGGAGTTTGAAAAATTAGCAAAAGAAAAATCCAAACAAAAGAAGAAGTGAAATTGATATACAAACACTCGTTTGGATTTTAATTGTGAGGATGTAGCTTTTTGTAACATCTAATCGCTGTTTTTGGCTTGCGATTGAATCAAAACCTATAAGATATAAGGATGAAAAAACTCATTCCTCTATTTCTATTATGGGCACTCGTATCTTGTTCAAGTTTGCCCTACACAATCGAAGATCGTAAATTCGACAAAGCTAAACAAATGATTGAAGAAGGTGCCGATGTAAATCAAACGTCTGATTGTTTTCATGCGCTTACCATTGCTGCTATGGAAGGTGATGAAGGTCTCGTGAAACTTTTGTTAGATAAAGGTGCTAAGGTCGATAATCGCTCTAAAGAATGTGATTATACGGATCGAATTGGACCGTTCCGTATGAAATTTCGTTGGGGTGCAAGGACAGCCCTTGACCGAGTGGCCAATGCAAAAATTGCCAAACTACTTTTGGCAAAAGGGGCCAATCCAAACATTGCAGGATATCGTGAATATACTTTTGGCCCGGATTACGACACTGCTTTATGGAATGCGGTACGTAACGCTGATTTTGAGCTAGTAAAGGTTTTGGTAGAAGCCGGAGCTAACCCAAATGTATATAACAAGTCTGGCAAAAATAGCATTTGGGAAATGGCAGAAGCTAGAAAATCCCAAGGGAAACCAGAATTTCTTTCTTACCTACAATCCAAAGGAATGAAAAAACTTGAAATTACAGATGCCAAAGCCAAAACAACGGATGGCAAAATCCTTACTAAATACAAACACATTGCCACTGGAGCTGTCACGGAAATGCCAGCAGATATTGCAAAAGGTGTGTATGAAAATCCTAAAAATTATTCAGCACTAACAATAAACGCTGCCGATGGAGCTTACTACCATTATGCGGAATTTGTTTGGGCAGAAACGGGACAAAATTTATATGAGTGGTATTTACTCCGCAGAAAAAATACGGGCACTTTGAAATAAAATTTTAGTCCAGAGTATTTGAAATTTTGATTTCTACTTTTGGTTCTTTGTTTTTGACTTAGAAAGTTTTGACAAATAAAATCATCAGTAGAAATCAAATTAAATTTTTTGATACTTCTTTGCTTGTTTTTTGTTTTCTGGATCTAATTCGATGGCTTCAGGATGAAACACAATATTCCAGTACCGAACCACGTAGGCAACAACACCTGCAGTCAGTACAAAAAGTAAAACATAAGCGGAGATGACAGGATGGAGTAAAAAAGAATAAGGAGCACCAAACTGTAAAAAGTAAGGTAATGACATATACCAAATCACAGATACTGCCACAATTCCCACACCAAATTTTCCCCACCAGTTAGGTCGACCTTGTAATCCACGTTTTAAATACAAATACCCTCCAAGCCAAACACCAAGGATCTCTCTGATAAAATATACAATAAGAATCCAACTCGGAAAATCAAAATGAATGGTAACCACAAAGAGACCACCGAGGGTAACGAGTTTATCACAGACTGGATCTAAGTATCTACCTAGAGTCGTTTCTTGGTGGAGGAGACGAGCAAAGAGTCCATCGAGGTAATCGCTCACAACGGCAGCCAATGCATAAAAGATCGATGCAGAAAAAGCGCGTAAGTTCGCTGGATCATGTGCATAAGCATAAGTGCTTTGGAAAAAAAAGGGGAGTAACAACACCCGAAATACAGATAAAAAATTGGATAGGGTAAAGATACGATCCTGGAAAAGGTCTTTGGCTTTTTTTTCTTCGATTTGCATAGAACCAGTACCAGATTCTAAAAATTCTAACGAAAGGCAAGAAAACAAATGAAAACTGTGTTGACTCTCGGAGTCGATTCTATAGTTTGGTTTTTATTCCGATGGAGTTGTAGCTCAGTTGGTTAGAGTGCCTGCCTGTCACGCAGGATGTCGCGGGTTCGAGCCCCGTCAACTCCGCCATCGGATTTCTTTATTTTTCCCTTTCACTCAATATATTCTTCTTTTTCTTTTTTGAATAGAATTTGATTTTCTTCTTCTAAAACTCTTGCCACTTGCACAATTTTACTTCTTGCTTCGTTTATCTCTCGTAAGGTGACTCGTGGTTTCATGTCCAGGGCATCTAAAATATCTTCTGACCTGTTTTGGCTCATATTGTTTAGGAATTTTTTCCTGATTTCATCTCCGGCACCACGGATGGCAAGAGAGATGGCCGTATCATCAGCCAAACGATTGATGAGGATTCGCATTTCTTTGTTATCCAATGAAAGAATGTCTTCAAAGGTATAAAGTTTTTCGCGAACTTGGTCGGCCACATCGGGAGAAGATTCTTCGAGTTCTGATAGAATCGTTTCCTCTGCCCCTTTTTCCATAAAGTTCAAAATGTTCGCAAGGACATGAGCTCCACCAGCTTCGGAGTATTCCTGTTTGTCCCTTTCTTCGTAGCGTTTTTTGAGGATCCTTGCGATGTTTTGGATCACATCGGGATGGGTTTTGGATGTGGTGGCGAGTCTTACGGCAATTTTTGCCTGTTCTGGTTTTGGAAAGAGTTTCAAAACATCGGCTGCCTTTTTTGGATCCAAATGCGATAAGGTCACAGCAATGATTTGAGGAGACTCGGTTCCAAGCATTCCCTGTAAAACTCCTGGTTCCACTTGGTTTAAAAATTCAAAATCGTTTTTAGTTTCTTCTTTATGGATTTTTTTTAGGATCACATTGGCTTTTTCAGCGCCCACTGTATGTTCCAAAAGAGATTTGGCAGTGGAGAGGCCACCAGATGTGGTTTCATTCAAATCTTCAATGGTATTATGAAATTCCTTTAAGATGACTTCTCTTTCTTCTTTCGAGATGGACCTGATTTTGGACATTTCCAAAATCACTGCTTCGAGCATTGTATCATCCAGGTGTTTCAGAACATCGGCTGCTCTTTCTTTGCCAAGGGATAAAAGGAGGAGGGCGGCTTTTCTTACGCCAGGAGTGGCGGATGTACTGTTCTCAGGCTTCATGTGACATAATTCTCCCAGTTTCCTGATACTGTCAAAAAAAACTTACTTAATGAGACAAAATTTTCTAAAGGTCTCATAAAATCGTACGATACCCTTTGTAAGTTACAAAGATAAGGGAAACAAAACCAGATGGACAAAGCTCACAAATTTAAAAGTACACTCGAAAGATACATCCACTACCGAGGAATCGATATCGTTCTCCACTTGAAAGACGGACAAAGCATTGAACTTGATAAAAATCGCCAAATGATGGACGATGTAGTGATCGGGAACTTAGCTAGTGGTGTGGTTCGCATTCCCGTCGCTGACATCCAAAGTGCCGATTTTTTCGCAGCATAAAACTTAAACATCACGAATCAACTACAAGAGTCAGATCACACCGGCCATAAGGCTCGGTTGTTCTAAAAGACTCTTGAGAGTCCTTAAGAATTCGGCCCCGACAGCACCATCGATTACTCGGTGGTCGCAGGAAAGGGTCAAAGACAAAACCCGGCCAGCTACCACGGCCCCGTTTTCCACAACAGGTTTGTCTTCCACAGAACCAACAGCTAAGATCCCACTTTCTGGTTCGTTGATGATGGCTGTGAACCGACTGATTCCATACATTCCTAGATTAGAAATGGTAAAGGTTCCATTCGAAAATTCTTCTGGTTTAAGTTTTCGTTCTCGGGCACGTTTTGCTAGTTCCTTCACCTCTTTCGAAATTTCTAAAATGGATTTCCCATCTGCACCACGGATAACGGGTGTTAAAAGACCTCCATCCAGAGAAACTGCAATTCCTACATCCACTCGACCAAATTGTAAAATAGAATCTCCTAGGAAACTGGCATTGACTTTGGGATGAAGCCTTAGGGCGGCAGCAGTGGCTTTGACGATGATATCGTTTAAACTGACTTTGACTTGTAATTCTGGTTCTAGATGTTTTTGAAATTCCAAAAGCTCTGATCGAAAAGATTCCATCGCTTTTGCATTTACATCCACATTCAAATAGAAGTGGGGGAGATTTTGTTTGGATTCGGTCAGACGTTTTGCTATGGTTTTTCGCATTCCATTCAAAGTCACAACTTCATCTGCGCGCGTTGTGCCTTTACTCGCAAATTGAGTTGAACGAGACCCTTGGCTTAAAGTATTCAAAACATCTTTTTTAGTAATCCTTCCCTCTGGCCCTGTTCCGATCACGGTATGCAAATCAACTCCGTGTTCAATGGCAATTGATTTGGCTAGAGGAGAAGCAAGAACACGAAGTCCTCCTCGGTTTGCCTCGATGAACTCAGCAACCGAGGAAACCGATGTACCTGAGGTAACCGCGGCAACCGCGGTAACCGAGTTTATCGAGGTTTGTTTTGTTTCTGATTTATTAGAAGATGGTAAAGGTGGAGTGGATACCGAAACGGAAGGTTGGCTCGTTTGGGTTTCCTTGGAGTGTGCCGTTTCCACCTTTGTTTGGTTAGGTTCATTTTTCGGGATACCTGCGAGTAGAGAAGATATGTCTTCGCCTGGTTTTCCAATGACTGCCAAAGCCTGTCCCACTTTTAATTTGGCTCCTTCGGTATGTAGGATTTTTAAAAGTACACCCGATTCAAAGGCTTCCATTTCCATTACGGCTTTGTCTGTTTCCACTTCGGCGATGATATCACCGGGAGAGACGGAATCTCCTTCTTTTTTTAACCATTTCACAATGGTTCCTTCTTCCATCGTAGGGGAAAGTTGGGTCATTTCTTGAATTTTTGCCATTGTTTGTTCTCCTACTGTAACATCTCTCGGATGGTATCGGCAACTCTTGTTGCGTTTGGCAAACTCATTCTTTCTAAGTTGGCAGCATAAGACATAGGCACATCCATTTGTGTCACTCGTTCCACGGGGTGGTCAAGGTAAGCGAAGGCATTTTTTTGGATAAGATAAGCAATTTGAGCTCCAAATCCGGCAACTGGCCATCCTTCTTCCACGACGACGGCTCTGTTTGTTTTTTTTACGGATTCATAAATGAGATTTTCATCTAACGGACGTAAACTGCGAAGATCCACAATTTCTACAGAGATACCTTCTTTTTCTAAAATGGCCGCCGCTTCTTCAGCAAACCCGAGGGCTCTTGACCAAGTTACAAGGGTAATGTCTGTACCTTTTCTTTTGATTTCACCAAGACCTAAAGGGATGGTGTATTCCTGTTCGGGAACTTCTCCTTTGGATCCGTATAACACTTCTGATTCGATAAAGATGGTGGGGTTATTGTCTCTGATGGAAGATTTGAGTAGGCCGTAAGCATCTTTTGGTGTGGCAGGACAAACTACTTTAAGGCCTGGGCAATGGGCATACCAAGATTCGAAGGCCTGGGAGTGTTGGGCCCCAAGTCTTCCTCCCGCACCACCGGCACCACGAAAGACAATCGGCATGGGGAATTGGCCCCCACTCATATAATTCATTTTGGCAGCGGAGTTGATGATTTGGTCAATGGCAACAAGGGAAAAGTTCCAAGTCATAAATTCAATGATGGGACGTAAGCCCACCATCGCCGAACCCACTCCAATCCCCGCAAATCCATTTTCGGAAATAGGGGTGTCGATCACTCTTTCTTCCCCAAATTTATCTAACATTCCTTGGGAAACTTTATAAGCTCCTTGGTAATGTCCGACTTCTTCTCCCATTAAATAGATGGACGGATCTTTTTCCATCTCTTCTGTCATGGCCCGGTTTAGTGCTTCTCTGTAAGTGAGGATGGCCATTTATTTATCCTCCGCATACACATACTTGTGTAGTTGGGAAAGGGGAGGTTCAGGTGAAGTTTCCGCAAATTGGTAAGCCTCATCAATTTGGTTTTGGATTTCTAAATCCATTTTGTCTAATTCTTCTGTTTTAATCCCACCTAACTCTAGTTCCTGTCTTGCACGCATCAGAGGGTCTTTCTTTTTATAGGCTTCTAATTCTTCTTTCGTTCTATATTTAGCAGGATCCGACATGGAATGGCCCCGGAAACGGTATGTAGAAACTTCGATGAGAGTTGGTCCTTCGCCGCGACGTGCCCTTTCGACTGCCACTTGAACATGGTCTCTTACCTTTCTCACTTCATCACCTTCGATATGATCGCGAGCCATATCGTAAGCATATGCTCTCACAGATACATCTTTGACAGCAAGAGCACGGTATTCAGGAGTTCCCATCGCATAATGGTTGTTCTCACAAATAAATACTACGGGGAGTTTCCAAATGGCAGCGAGGTTCAAACCCTCATGAAAGGATCCGATATTGGCAGCTCCTTCTCCAAAAAAACAAATCGTCACAGAATCTTCTTTTTTAAATTTAGAGGCAAATGCAATCCCTGCGGCAAGAGAGATATGCCCACCCACAATTCCGTGCCCGCCCATAAAGTGTGCGTTACGATCAAAAAAGTGCATTGAACCGCCGTTACCTTTTGAAATACCTGTGCCTTTTCCAAATAACTCTGCCATCAATGGTTTGGGATTTAAGCCCCTTGCCAAAGCATGGCCATGGTCTCTATATGTCGAAACAATATAGTCCTTTGGGGTGAGGGCCGCAATGGAACCAACTCCCACTGCCTCTTGGCCGATGTACAAATGTAAAAAACCACCAATCTTTCCTACGCTATAGGCTTTGGCAGCGGCTTCCTCAAACTTTCGTATAAGTACCATTTGTCTGTAGAACTCTTTCAACTCGCTCACAGATTGTGAGTCTTTTGGGATAGAAGAAACCAACTAGAACCTCCAAAACGACTAAAAAACTACACTATTTAGACGCAGAAGGAAAGCAAAAATCTTGCTCTCAGAAGGATCGTAAAAGACAGTTTCCTTAGGACCTTTATGAAAATTACGAATGCTGGAATCGAATTCTTAGAATTCAATGAATTTAAAAATTTTGCCGTTGATTATGATTTGTTAGGTTCTGTTTCTCTCAGTGAACCTGTAGTTGATAAAAATGGTAGTATCCTCATCAAAGAAAAAGTTGCCATCAAGGAAAATATTTTAAAGAAGCTGGAAGGTATGGAAGGGAACTACATTCCTTCTTTTAAACTCGCTATGTCCAAGGATTTGATGAGAATGCTTCGGATGGTTCTTTCCAAAGCAATCCTCAGTCGAATCGAAGACAGATCCAACGAATTCATTTATCATTTGTATGAACAAAATGCGGAACGAATGGCAAGTCTCAAAGGGATCATTCAAAACTCATTTTATTCTAAATCTTTGGCATTGTCTTTTTTTCGAATTTTACTGGTTCATAAGGAATTTTTTAATCATTTAGCTGATTTTGGTCTTTTAAGTTTAGGATCTGTCATTCAAAAACAATATGGTTTTAAAATGGTGAACAGGTTCAGTTTCCTTGCTGGTCTTTGTGCCGATATCTCTGTATCGAAAGAAGGATTGTACAAACAAAGTTTTTTTGGTCCTTCTTTAACTTCTGCAGTGAATCTTTCTTTGGAAATTGCCAGAAAACTAAACTTACCAGAGGAAGTGATCAGTGCGATTAACAATCATGGTTCGACTGGATT
This genomic window from Leptospira bandrabouensis contains:
- the pdhA gene encoding pyruvate dehydrogenase (acetyl-transferring) E1 component subunit alpha; the protein is MVSSIPKDSQSVSELKEFYRQMVLIRKFEEAAAKAYSVGKIGGFLHLYIGQEAVGVGSIAALTPKDYIVSTYRDHGHALARGLNPKPLMAELFGKGTGISKGNGGSMHFFDRNAHFMGGHGIVGGHISLAAGIAFASKFKKEDSVTICFFGEGAANIGSFHEGLNLAAIWKLPVVFICENNHYAMGTPEYRALAVKDVSVRAYAYDMARDHIEGDEVRKVRDHVQVAVERARRGEGPTLIEVSTYRFRGHSMSDPAKYRTKEELEAYKKKDPLMRARQELELGGIKTEELDKMDLEIQNQIDEAYQFAETSPEPPLSQLHKYVYAEDK
- a CDS encoding pyruvate dehydrogenase complex dihydrolipoamide acetyltransferase, encoding MAKIQEMTQLSPTMEEGTIVKWLKKEGDSVSPGDIIAEVETDKAVMEMEAFESGVLLKILHTEGAKLKVGQALAVIGKPGEDISSLLAGIPKNEPNQTKVETAHSKETQTSQPSVSVSTPPLPSSNKSETKQTSINSVTAVAAVTSGTSVSSVAEFIEANRGGLRVLASPLAKSIAIEHGVDLHTVIGTGPEGRITKKDVLNTLSQGSRSTQFASKGTTRADEVVTLNGMRKTIAKRLTESKQNLPHFYLNVDVNAKAMESFRSELLEFQKHLEPELQVKVSLNDIIVKATAAALRLHPKVNASFLGDSILQFGRVDVGIAVSLDGGLLTPVIRGADGKSILEISKEVKELAKRARERKLKPEEFSNGTFTISNLGMYGISRFTAIINEPESGILAVGSVEDKPVVENGAVVAGRVLSLTLSCDHRVIDGAVGAEFLRTLKSLLEQPSLMAGVI
- the fliG gene encoding flagellar motor switch protein FliG, with the protein product MKPENSTSATPGVRKAALLLLSLGKERAADVLKHLDDTMLEAVILEMSKIRSISKEEREVILKEFHNTIEDLNETTSGGLSTAKSLLEHTVGAEKANVILKKIHKEETKNDFEFLNQVEPGVLQGMLGTESPQIIAVTLSHLDPKKAADVLKLFPKPEQAKIAVRLATTSKTHPDVIQNIARILKKRYEERDKQEYSEAGGAHVLANILNFMEKGAEETILSELEESSPDVADQVREKLYTFEDILSLDNKEMRILINRLADDTAISLAIRGAGDEIRKKFLNNMSQNRSEDILDALDMKPRVTLREINEARSKIVQVARVLEEENQILFKKEKEEYIE
- a CDS encoding pyruvate dehydrogenase complex E1 component subunit beta, which produces MAILTYREALNRAMTEEMEKDPSIYLMGEEVGHYQGAYKVSQGMLDKFGEERVIDTPISENGFAGIGVGSAMVGLRPIIEFMTWNFSLVAIDQIINSAAKMNYMSGGQFPMPIVFRGAGGAGGRLGAQHSQAFESWYAHCPGLKVVCPATPKDAYGLLKSSIRDNNPTIFIESEVLYGSKGEVPEQEYTIPLGLGEIKRKGTDITLVTWSRALGFAEEAAAILEKEGISVEIVDLRSLRPLDENLIYESVKKTNRAVVVEEGWPVAGFGAQIAYLIQKNAFAYLDHPVERVTQMDVPMSYAANLERMSLPNATRVADTIREMLQ